The DNA sequence ATATAGTTATTTATTTACATTAATTTTGCATTAATGTACAAAAAATATGCCTATTGGAAAAAATAAATAAGAGGAAAATTTTTAATGATCCGGTATTAGGATTTGTTTCCATATCCGATGAATTACTATTTGATATAATTGAACATCCCTATTTTCAGAGGTTACGACGGATATCTCAAACAGGCTTAAGCTATTATGTTTATCCCGGTTCTACGCATTCGAGATTTCTTCATGCCTTAGGATGTATCAACTTGATGCAAATTACCCATAAAGTCCTGAAAGATAAAGGCGTTAAAATTTCAAAAGAAGAAGAAAGAGCTTCTTTAATAGCTATATTATTACATGACATAGGACATGGACCCTTTTCCCATGCACTAGAATCAACATTATTGGAAGGAATACATCACGAAAAACTTTCAATCACTTTTATGAAATTATTTAATGAGGAATTTAATAATGAATTATCATTAGCAATTGATATTTTTTTAAATAAATATCCTCGTAAATTTTTCCATCAGTTAATTTCAAGTCAAATAGATTTAGATCGATTGGATTATCTAAAAAGAGATAGTTTCTTTACCGGAGTTTCTGAAGGTAACGTAAATTCAGAAAGGATTATAACTATGATGAATGTAGTTAATGATGAATTAGTAATTGATGGTAAAGGAATCTATTCTATAGAGAAATACTTGACATCAAGAATGTTTATGTATTGGCAGGTATATTTCCATAAAACATCGGTAACAGCCGAAATATATTTAATTGAAGCTTTAAAAAGAGCCAAACAATTGGTAAAAAAAGGTAAAAATGTCCCTTCATCCGATGTGTTGCAATATTTTTTGGAAAAATCTGACTTTGTTGAAATTAATAAAATGGACTTGGAGAAATTTGCTCAGCTTGATGATTCTGATGTAATTTCAGCCTTGAAATTATGGCAGTCTCATGAAGACAAAACATTGAGTTTATTAAGTCAATTCATTATTCAAAGAAAATTACCCTTATCACTTATAATTTCAGAACCTATTTCAAATGAAAAAGTACAACAAATAAAAAATGAAGTTAAAAAATTATATTCCATAGAAGATGCAGGGTATTTTGTACACCAAAAAGAGTTAAGTGTATTAGCATACAACGATACCAAAGACCCGATCAAATTACTTTTAAAAAATGGGAAAATTTTGGAATTACAAAAAGCAGATAATCAAGTCTTAGTTAAAGATTTAAGAAAGAAAATAACTCGTTATCATTTATGTATACCCAGAGAAATTAGTGGTGTTAAATAAAGATTTTTATAATCATAATAAAATGTTTACATTTGCCAATCATGGAATTTAGCGCTGAACAAGTAGCAAATTTAGTAAATGGGGTTATAAAAGGTAACCCACAGGAAAAAGTATCTTATATATCTAAAATAGAAGATGGTAAGCCCGGTACCATAACCTTTTTAGGAGGAGAAAAATATCAGGAATATTTAAAAGATACTAAAGCTTCTATTGTTATTATATCAAAAGAACTATTACCGAAGGACATTTCCAATTTACCAACTATTATTGTTGTGGAAAATGCATATTCAGCTTTCAATAAATTATTGACTATTTATAATGAGATGAAAATAAAAAAACAGGGTATTGAAAGTCCTGTATTTATATCTCAATCTGCAAATTTATCGGAAGATGTTTATGTAGGGGCATTTGCTTATATATCAAATCATGTAAAAATAGGTAACAATACTAAAATTTACCCTCAGGTATTCATAGGTGAAAATGTTAGTATTGGAGATAATTGTTACTTAGGTCCCGGAGTTAAAATTTATGATGATTGTGTAATAGGAAATAATTGTTCTATTCATGCAGGAACTATAATAGGAGGAGACGGTTTTGGATTTCAGCCAACAAGCGAAGGATACGAAAAAGTACCCCAATTAGGTAATGTTATTATTGAAGATAATGTAGAAGTAGGATCTAATTGTTCTATTGATCGAGCCACCATAGGATCAACAATTATCAAAAAAGGAGTTAAATTAGATAATTTAATACAAGTAGCACATAATGTAGTAATTGGAGAACATACAGTTATAGCAGCTCAAGCAGGTATAGCAGGTTCTTCAAAATTAGGAAAATGGAGTATGATCGGTGGGCAGGTAGGAATTTCCGGACATCTAAATGTAGGAAATAGAGTTATAGTTCAAGCACAAAGCGGGATAACTAATGATGTAGAAGATGACCAAAGACTATTCGGTTCTCCTGCAATACAATATTTAAAATATCAAAAAAGTTTTATATACTTTAAAAAACTTCCTGAAATAGTCAATAGATTAGAGAAGTTAGAAAAAGGTAAAAAGTAAATCTTTAACTAGTAATTTATATAAAATGTCAGATAAGCAAAAGACACTTAAACAGGAGTTTACATTAAAAGGAAAAGGTTTGCATACAGGTAAAGAAGTTGTCATGACAATTAAACCTGCACCTGTAAACACAGGATTTATTTTTGTTAGGGTGGATTTGGAAGGGCAACCTACTATTGAAGCTGATGCAACCTATGTGACTTCTACTGAAAGAGGTACCGTTTTAGAAAAAAAAGGAGTAAAAATACATACTTGTGAACATGTATTAGCTGCATTAACCGGAATGGATTTGGACAATGCATACATTGAGATGGATAGTTCAGAACCTCCTATTATGGATGGCTCATCTAAATTTTTTGTAGAAGCTATTGAAGTAGCGGGTGTAGTTGAACAAGAAGCAAACAGAGAATACTTCACAATAAAAGAAATAATTTCTTACACAGATCCGGAAACAGGTTCAGAGATTACTGCAATACCTTCCGATCACTTTGAAGTAGCTACTATGGTTGATTTTGGTACGAAAGTATTGGGGACACAAAATGCTACCATGAAAAGTATTCAAGATTTTAAATCTGATTTTGCCAATGCCAGGACCTTCAGTTTTCTTCATGAACTGGAAACTTTATTAGACTCCGGATTAATAAAAGGCGGAGATATTAATAATGCCATTGTTTATGTAGATAAAGAACTTTCCCCGGATACCCTGGATAAACTAAAAGTTGTATTTAATCAACCGGAAGTAAGTGTAAGACCTAACGGAATATTAGATAACGTGACCTTATACTATCCAAATGAAGCAGCCAGACATAAATTATTAGATGTCATTGGTGATTTAACCTTAGTAGGGGTTCGATTAAAAGCTAAAATCATAGCTACCAAGCCCGGACACCATTGCAATACACAGTTCGCAAAAAAATTAAATAAATTATATAAATTATTTAAAAGAAAAAATATACCGGAAATTGATTTGCAAAAAGAACCGGTATACGATATAAAAGATATCATGAGAATGCTTCCCCATCGTCCTCCATTTTTATTGGTGGATAAAATAATGGAAGTTGATGATAAACATATAATCGGAGTTAAAAACGTAACTATCAATGAACCTTTTTTTGTAGGTCACTTTCCTAATGAACCTGTTATGCCGGGAGTATTACAAATTGAAGCTATGGCTCAAACAGGAGGTATTTTTGTGCTCGAAAATGTAGATGATCCTCAAAATTACTCTACCTACTTGATTAAATTAGATAATGTAAAGCACAAAAGAAAGGTGATACCCGGAGATACCTTAATTTTTAAAATTGACTTATTAGAACCTATACGAAGAGGAATTGTACATATGCAAGGATATGGATACTGTAATGGACATATGGTTGTTGAAGCAGAAATGATGGCTCAAGTAGCGAAAACCAAAGAAGAGAAGGAGTAGAAAAATGATTCAACCATTAGCTTTTGTACATTCCGATGCAAAAATTGCAAAGAATGTTGTTATTGAACCATTTTCATCTATTTATAAAGATGTTGAAATTGGAGAAGGAACATGGATAGGCTCTAATGTTATTATCATGGAGGGAGCTCGAATTGGAAAAAATTGTAAAATATTTCCCGGAGCAGTAATTTCAGCAGAACCTCAAGATTTAAAATATAAAGGTGAAAAATCCTTAACGATTATAGGAGATAATACTGTACTGAGAGAATGCGTAACTGTAAGTAGAGGTACTTCAGATAAAATGAAAACAGTTATAGGCGAAAATTGTCTGATAATGGCTTACTCCCATATCGCACATGATTGCGAAGTAGGGAATAATTGTATATTCTCTAAT is a window from the Apibacter sp. B3706 genome containing:
- the lpxD gene encoding UDP-3-O-(3-hydroxymyristoyl)glucosamine N-acyltransferase, producing the protein MEFSAEQVANLVNGVIKGNPQEKVSYISKIEDGKPGTITFLGGEKYQEYLKDTKASIVIISKELLPKDISNLPTIIVVENAYSAFNKLLTIYNEMKIKKQGIESPVFISQSANLSEDVYVGAFAYISNHVKIGNNTKIYPQVFIGENVSIGDNCYLGPGVKIYDDCVIGNNCSIHAGTIIGGDGFGFQPTSEGYEKVPQLGNVIIEDNVEVGSNCSIDRATIGSTIIKKGVKLDNLIQVAHNVVIGEHTVIAAQAGIAGSSKLGKWSMIGGQVGISGHLNVGNRVIVQAQSGITNDVEDDQRLFGSPAIQYLKYQKSFIYFKKLPEIVNRLEKLEKGKK
- a CDS encoding HD domain-containing protein, with protein sequence MEKINKRKIFNDPVLGFVSISDELLFDIIEHPYFQRLRRISQTGLSYYVYPGSTHSRFLHALGCINLMQITHKVLKDKGVKISKEEERASLIAILLHDIGHGPFSHALESTLLEGIHHEKLSITFMKLFNEEFNNELSLAIDIFLNKYPRKFFHQLISSQIDLDRLDYLKRDSFFTGVSEGNVNSERIITMMNVVNDELVIDGKGIYSIEKYLTSRMFMYWQVYFHKTSVTAEIYLIEALKRAKQLVKKGKNVPSSDVLQYFLEKSDFVEINKMDLEKFAQLDDSDVISALKLWQSHEDKTLSLLSQFIIQRKLPLSLIISEPISNEKVQQIKNEVKKLYSIEDAGYFVHQKELSVLAYNDTKDPIKLLLKNGKILELQKADNQVLVKDLRKKITRYHLCIPREISGVK
- a CDS encoding bifunctional UDP-3-O-[3-hydroxymyristoyl] N-acetylglucosamine deacetylase/3-hydroxyacyl-ACP dehydratase, whose protein sequence is MSDKQKTLKQEFTLKGKGLHTGKEVVMTIKPAPVNTGFIFVRVDLEGQPTIEADATYVTSTERGTVLEKKGVKIHTCEHVLAALTGMDLDNAYIEMDSSEPPIMDGSSKFFVEAIEVAGVVEQEANREYFTIKEIISYTDPETGSEITAIPSDHFEVATMVDFGTKVLGTQNATMKSIQDFKSDFANARTFSFLHELETLLDSGLIKGGDINNAIVYVDKELSPDTLDKLKVVFNQPEVSVRPNGILDNVTLYYPNEAARHKLLDVIGDLTLVGVRLKAKIIATKPGHHCNTQFAKKLNKLYKLFKRKNIPEIDLQKEPVYDIKDIMRMLPHRPPFLLVDKIMEVDDKHIIGVKNVTINEPFFVGHFPNEPVMPGVLQIEAMAQTGGIFVLENVDDPQNYSTYLIKLDNVKHKRKVIPGDTLIFKIDLLEPIRRGIVHMQGYGYCNGHMVVEAEMMAQVAKTKEEKE